GGAAAATACATGACCGCCAGCAGCTTTATATTCAAAATCACGCCGCCTTGACCGGCGCGGGCGCGCACCGTCCAAACATAGCTCAATCAAGCGCCAGCAAACCCTGGCCATCGCCGTGCCGCGCCGCCTCTGCGGACGGGACAAGGCAGCCGGCATGATCGTTTCTGGTATTATTGACCGCCGGCCCGACGGCGGTGGCCACAAGGTCGTCCGGCTGCCACGGCACACACAGCCGCGGCAGCACGGCGCCAGTGGCGCTGGCGGCGTCCGCGACGGCGCCGAGCCATGCGCGCGCGGAATCCTCCGCCAGGATGACCGGCATGCGATCATGGATGGCCGCCATCACGGCATTTGGCCCGGTCGTCATGATGACGAAGGCAGAGTCGCCGCCTTCCCCCGCCGGCTCCTCGAAAAAGCCCGCCAGCCACATTGGCATGTCGTCGCGCCGACGGATGAAATACGGTTCGCCTTCCGCCTTTGCCCCGGTCCCTGCGACGCGCCGCCATTCGAAAAAACCATCCGCCGGGATGATGCAGCGGCGATATTGCAAACTGGCGCGGAAGGAAGGTTTTTGCCAGGCGGACTCGGCGCGCGCGTTAATGAGCAGACGCTGTTTTTCCTCGCCCGCCGGGCGCAGCGTGATGCCCCAGCGCATCAGCGATGTTTCGATTTGCCGATTGCCTCGCGACCCGCGGCAAATGACGGGCATGGACTGCGTCGGCGCGACATTATAGCGCGGCCGCCATTCTTGTTCATACTCGTCGTCCGGCATATCCGCGCCCAAGCGCGACAAAGCCCGGGCCACACCAGCCGGATCGCGCAAAGTGTAACGTCCGCACATCAGCCGCGCCTCCAGGCACCCGTGGCGGCATCAGCCTTTTTCATCGCAACCGTTTTTGGCATTTCGACAACGAACAAGCGCCGCCGGGCTCCCGCAATCAATTTTCCCGCAAGGCTCCTTGATTTCGGACGCCGCACCCGTGCCGCCAGAGACTTCAAATTCCGCTTTTCGACTATGCGACGGAGACCGCCTTTCTGGGCATGCCGGATCACTGATCCTGCCTTATTCATCAAAATCGCCCGCCTGCGGGAGCGCGGTCGTCCTGCCTGTCGGTTCTCCGCATTTTTCGCTTAAATCAGGAGTACGGTTTATCAGCCCATCTTGGAAAGTCAGTGCAACTGACGCGGTGCGCAGGCTTTGAGCTTGTTCGAAAACGTAACAGACACGCCACGCTCCCCCGTCAAAGCGGGCAACAGTATCACCGTCGAGTGATTTTGTCGCACAATCAAAAGGAATGCGCGCAACCTAAAATAGTCGATACCCGTATCTATGATTTCTTACGGACTTATGCGTTCCAATCCGTTCAACGGCAGCGGAGCCACGGCTGTGCTATTTTTTTGGCGGTGACGCCGGTTTTGGCTGCGACACGCTTATATTTCCCTTCGCGTCAATTTTCACGTTTCCGCCCTTCGGCAGGTTTTTCAGCCACGCGAGCGCGTTGTTGATATAGGCATCGCCGACATCATCACCCAGCGCCGACTTGATTTGCGCGGACGCCTGTTCCGCGAGCGCGGCATACGCCGCATTTTTCTGATCGTTGCTCAGGATGGCGTCATCGGAAATTCGTTTCGCCTCGCTCGCCGTGTCGTTGCGCACTTGGTAGGTCTGCGCGACGGTATCCGCGCCGAGATTGAAGCGCTCAGCGGCAGCGATCAGCGATTGGTAATCCTGGCGCTGCCCGCGCACATACTCCGCGTAACGCGCATCGCCGAGCATGTCCTTTATCCGCGCCTCCACGCTCTTTTGCTCCTCATCGCGCGCTTTCCGAAGCTCCGATAGGCCGCCGCCGAGAGCTGCCACACGCCACGCTATGCTGTCGTAAAATTTTTCATCCAACGCGTGACGTAACGCAAAGATGGCCTTGTATTCCTCCTCCGACATGTCAAAACCCGCGAGATTGTCCTTCATTCGCCTGGCGGTGGATGAATTGCGAAGCTCGTCCGCCTCTTTTTCCTCCGGTGTCAGCAAGGCGAGCTTGTCGCGCTCGTTCTCTTTATCTATCAATTTTAGTTTCTCTTCGTCACCGGGCATCCCAAAGCCGGCCATTTCAATGGATGCACGAATCTTCAAATCGAGATAATCGCTTTCCAATTCGCTCAACTGCATTGATTTCTCCGGTGGCAGAAATGCATATTTCGAAACGGAAGCGGATGCTTTGTCCGTGCCGAAAAGCTGGGTGACTTCGTTTTCCACCTCCCTGTTTATATCCCTCATTTCCTGGTTTTGCTCGGACGAGTAACCGAGCAACCCACCCGTATAGTTTCGCTTGGGGCGCCAATACGGCTGCCTCGCGGCCTCCAGCGCCGCATAGCCGATTTCTCGAAGGCGAGCCGTGTGACGGCTCGCGATGCGCGCTTTCACGATTTCCCTCGCAACATCATCCGGCAGGCCAAGCGTCCGCAATGTGTCGCGCAACGCCGTCATGTCATCCGTCGTGAGCAATGCCTTTGTTGCTTTTGCCGCCTCCGAAGAAAACACGTTGCTGTCCTTGTGCTTGGGCGGCGTGCCATCGACGGATGATTTTTTAATCGAAATATAACCTGCCTCGAAGCCGACGAACAAAACAACATTGACCACGATCGATAAAATCATACCTAGCTCGGCGGGTTTATTCATGGGGAAATCAAGGCGGCTATTGTTTTGGTTGCGTCACTTTCACGTTGCCCGCCGGGTTAATTTTCACGTTTCCGCCCTTCGGCAGATTTTTCAGCCATGCAAGCGCATTGTTGATGTAGGCGTCACCAATGTCATCGCCGAGCGTCGCGCGGATTTGTCCGGTCGTCTGCTCGGTCAGCGCCGTATAAGCCGCATTTTTCTGCTCGGTGCTCAGGCTCGTGTCGTCGGAAATGCGCGCCGCCTCGGTCGCTGCGTTGTCACGCATTTGATAGGTTTGCGCGACCGTGTCCGCGCTGAGATTGAAACGCCGCGCGGCGGCTTGCAGCGATTTATAATCCCCGCGCTGCGCGCGCAGGTAATCCGCGTAACGCTCGTCGCCGAGGGTTGCTTTTATCCGCGCATCGACCTCCTTCTGCGCCGCTTCGCGCTCACTCTTCGATAAGCCGGAATCATCCGGATTTCCATATATCGAGTTTATCAGATACTTTTCATTCATCCCGTTTTGCAGCGCAAAAATGGTTTTATATTCATCCTCCGTTCCATTAAAATCGGAAAACGCGTATTGCAGTTGGCGGGCGGCGAACGAGTTGCGAAGGGAGTTTTCCATTTTTTCATCGGGAGTCAGAAAGGCAGCAACATCGCGCATATATTCATCATCAAGCAGCTTGAGTTTCGCATTGTCGCCGGACATCCGAAATCCGGACATCTCTTGGAGAATTTGCTGCCTCATGGCGTGGTAATCACCTTCCATGTCCGAGAACTGCTGCGCCTTGTCAGGCGGTAGAAACGAAAAAATTATCTGAGCTTGGCTGGGGACTTCGCCGTCGCTTCCCATGATTTGCGTGATTTGACTTCTCTCTTCGCGATAAAGCGAGGTCATCTCACTCAGTTGCTCGGCAGTAAGTCCAATATAAGAGTGCGAAATCTTGCTGCGCCAATAGGGCTGTTGAGCCGCAGCCTGCTGTGCAGATTCCCTAATTGCCCGCCTTCGCGTCTCGTAGCCGCTTCTGATGCGCGCCGACACGATTTCGCGCACAACATCACTCGGCAGGCCGAGTGCCCGCAATTGGTCACGCAATGCCGCTGCGTCACTCGTCGAAAGCAATGCCACCATCCCCTTCGCCGTCTCCGGCGCAAGCGTGCTGTCTCCTCCGCCGCCGTTGCCGGACTGGCCAACATTGCCGGATGCTTTTGCTGTCCCAATCGAAAACCACCCCGCAGCAGCGCCGATCAACCAGATCGCATTGATAGCAATCGAGAGGATTAAAACCAACTTCAAGGGTTTGCTCATGGATTGGAAAAAGTGCCAGAAGCACTGCTCGCACCACGTCTCATTGCAACGACAAAGAAGACTTCTTATTTTCTGACAGTTAGGGAATTGGGTTCGGAACTCGCTTGATTATTGGATTTTGCTTTTTGCTTTTACGCGCCCAAACGCGAATCTCCGATGCTCACTCTGGCCAGCGTTTCCAAAATCTCGTTGCACTTGTTGTCACCTGAATCGAACAATAAAGAGGCCGATTGCATATCACATTGGCAATCGGCCTCTTAAAAAACTGGCGGGATGGACGGGACTCGAACCCGTTTTTTTGAACGATAAAATCAACGAGTTACGTTTATTTTTTACATTCAGTGGCTCTTTAGTGGCTCAAAAATGTCTCCTTTCCCATTTTTGCTAGATATAGCGTAAACGTCCGGCAGGGTGCCTTATTGACAGCTAAATAGATGGGGAGGGCTTCGTAGAGGTGACCTCTACGAAGCGGACCAGTGTCGTAGTATCAACGGCGGTGTAAAAGTGACCCACCAGTAGCGGTAAGACTGAGGCATGAGGGCAGCGGGCTTGCGGCGATTGTTTTGGTTACGATTACACCCGCGCGGGCTAGCGTGGCGGACCTCACTGCCGCCCACCCCATGCTTACATCCGACTAGTTTATGGACATCCGTTTTCTTCATCGTCAGGGACACTCCGTGCGGGAAATCGCCCGTTTGACCGGGCACTCTCGCAACACCGTGCGCAAGATGCTGCGCTGCGAGTATGCACCGCGACCGGCACGCCGGGTGCGTTCCAGCCTCCTCGATGCTTTCAAGGACTATTTGTGCGAGCGCTGGCTGCAGCACGGCCTGTCCGCGGTCCGGCTGCACGCCGAGATTGTGGCACAAGGCTATCGGGGCGCGGCTCGCACCGTGCGCCAGTTCATCCAATCGATAAAATCTGAAGTATTCTATCGACCCCGAATCAGGCTCAGCACCATTGTTGCCCCGAAACCCTGCAACGAGTATATCGTCGTAAGATGGCTTTCCCTTCGAATTGGGAGCCTTGCCAACCGGTGAGCCAGCGATGACATTGATCTTGGCCGCAGAACGATTTCTTTAAGAAATTACACAATTTATCCGCTATCTCATAGGATACTGCGGAATATTTGTATAATTTTCGGATTATTGCTGGAGAACGACTGGCAAGGGTGATTTCGACGAAAAATGAAAAAAATTTAGCCCTCATCAAAAACCCGACGGCGATATTGCAAGTGATTGCCAAAACCCGGCAATCGATTCGTGAAGGTACATAACACTCGTTCTCCAAAAACTCTCTACAACTGATGCACGAAATCGACACCATCGTCCGACTTGCTTGAAAGAGGAGAATCCCGACGTGCTTTTGGCCGGGCTGACGGTTGACGACATCAAACAGGGAGTCTCCAAGCTGCGCAATCGCGTCATCGGGCGTGTCTTCAAGGAGCTTGGCTACATCGAACAGTGCGGCAGCGGTATCCAGCGCGTCATTGCTGATTGTCGTCAGGCTGGCTTGCCCGCGCCTGTTTTCAGGAAATGGCGGTTCCGCTTCCCTGTCACTGTCTCGCTCTAATCCGTGTCGCCGCCGGCATTGGATCCGGTGGCTGTCGCCATACGTTACGCACTCGCCGCTCCCGATGCATTCAATGGCCCTTCCTACACAACAACTGGCTGACCTTGCTGGCATTTCCACCCGAGCCATGCGCACTCGTTTGGTCAAACTGGTTGATTGCGGACTGGTAATCATCGTGGGTAAAAACACCCGTGCCCCTCAACGCAAATATTTCTGGAAAAAACTGACATCCAGCCCGGAAAAGACTGAGCGGGAAAATAGAGCAAAGAGGAGCAGACCGGGTTGCTGCGGTGATCTCCACCGGCGGCACCGCGACTTCGGCGTTGATTTTTCCGGCGCGCGCCGTCGAACATCGTATTCATGAACCCTGATCGCGTCACCATGCTTGATGTCGCCCGCAAGGCCGGGGTCGCGCGGTCAACCGTCTCCCGCGCGCTGCGCAATGACCCGGCGATTCCGCAAAAACGCTGCGCCGAGATCAAGACGATCGCCGAAAAACTCGGCTACGCGCCGCATCCCATGGTCGCGACGCTCATGTCCCAGTTGCACTCGCGCCGGCGGCGGTCCGACCCGTTTTGCATCGCGTGGATTGACCTTTGGCCGCGCGGCAGTGCGGCGGTGAGCGTGCCGTATTGGGACACGCACCTCGCCGGCGCGCGCCAGCGCGCGGCGGAACTGGGCTACGGCGTGGAGGTGTGGCAGCCGGAGGCCGATGGCGTCTCCCCCGCGCGTCTGCGGCAGATCCTCGCCGCCCGCGACCAGTGGGGCATCATCTTCCCGCCGGTGCCCGAGACGGCGATAAGGTATGACTTCGACCTGCGCGGCTTCTCCGCCGTCACCATCGGTACGAGTCTGCAAGCCCCAGCGATGCACCGCGTCTCCCACAATCATTTCCAGGGCATCCAACTGGCGTGCGACCGGCTGCGGGCGAAAGGTTACGAGCGCATTGGCTTTGTCAGCAGCCTGGCGGGCAACGCGCGCATCAACGGCAAGTGGCTGGCGGCCTTTTTGGAGCGGCAGCTTCACTGGCCGGCGACGCACCGCATCCGCCCACTCATGGTGAAAACCGGCCGCGACGGACGCGAGGCGGTCAAACGCTGGCTGTGCGAGAAGCGCCCGGATGTGATCGTCTGCGGCGACCAACAGGCCGCCGCGTGGCTCGGCACCCACCGTCGGTTCCCCCGTGTCGTCTGGCTCACGCTGGGCGGCAACAATAATAAACTATGGGGCATCAACCAGCTCCCCGAGGTTGTGGGCCGCGCTGCGGTGGAGCTGGCGGTGGGCCAAATCCACCGCAACGAACGCGGCAGCCAGACACCTACCCACAACCTGCTCATTGACGGCACTTGGGTCGAAGACTGATCGGTCAGAGGCTAGGGAAAACTCCGGTTTCTGGTCCCGTGTTCTCTGTTTCTCTGCGGTAACACCATTCCTAATATTAAATCCAGAATGAATGGATTACGCAACGATGTGCATGAGGGAATGCCTGACTCCGTCTACGAGCGTGTACAAGCTGACGATGTTTAATTCCCCCTTTGCCATTAATTGCTGCCCTCCTTTTCGCCCATTCCTCCCATTCCATATCTTATGAAAAAAAACTATCCCTCCTCCCCATCTTTTATTAAGTGGTTGTTGCTTTCTGTGCTTTCTGGTGCACTGGCTGTTGCCAGTGTGCACGGGCAACAGGCGCCGCGCCCGGCGCCATCCGCTGCCGCTGGTGCCGACGATGAAAACTCCGAGGTCGTCGTGCTGCCGGAGTTTGCCGTGCGCACCTCGGCGAAGGACACCAGCATGAGGGCCGAGGAGACGCTCGGTGCGATGCGCATCAACACGCTGCTCGTCGAGTCGCCCATCACCGTGACGGTGCTCAAGCCGGAGTTTCTGGAGGCGTTCTCGCTCAGCCAGGAACACGAGCAGGCGGCGTTCATCGCAGGGGGCAACGCGATCACCGAGTGGCAGACTGGCGCCGCCACCCCGAGCCTGCGCGGTTTCGGCGCGAATTTTTATCGCAACGGGTTCCAGCGATGGGGCTACAACACTACCGTAAACATCGAGCGTGTTGAATTCGTGAAAGGCCCGCTCGCAGCCACATTCGGACGCTCGTCGCCGGGCGGCATAATCAATTACATTACCAAGCGCGCACAGCGTAAACCGGCCTACGGTTTTTACCACAACACCGGCACCTATTATCAGAACACCGAGATGAGCGCCACCGGCCCGGTGGCCAAAAACTTGTTTTACCGCACCGACTTCCAATACATGAAAATCGGGGGGCCGCAGGACTTTTTCTTTCATCGCACATGGGCCGCATCCGCGTCCTTCACTTGGCAAATTAGCAAGAACACGGTGTGGATGTTTGATTTCGAGCAAAAAGTCCAGACACTGAACCGCGGACACGCCGGCCTCATCATGCGCTGGACGGGAGCGAATCAAGTCATGTCTCCCGTCACTGGCGCGTGGAATACGGGACAGGTGACGGGCGGGCGGCTCATCAGCTACTCCTATTTTAATGCCCGCGGGCCGGACGAATACAATCACCGGAAAATCTCGACTTTTGACACGCGTTTCGAGCACCGCTTCAGCCGCTACCTCAGCCTGCGCATTAACGGCCAGTATTATTTCGGTAACTACGAGCGCTGGGGATGGGGGACCAACGAACCAACCAACATCCCGGTGTATAACATGATCACCGGCATCCTTCCGGGCCGCAGGCCATATTACGAAAACCATGATCCACGCACTTTCGCCGGCCAGGCCGACCTGCTCTCCGAGTTCAAAATTGGCCCCACCTCTCACAAACTCCTCCTTACGATGGACGTTTCCGACGCGCGCGACAAGTTGCCCGACTGGACAATGTCGGCGGAAAACTTGGCCGCGCTTCCCGACACCATCCTCAACCTCCGCGTCGCCAATCCCGATTGGGGCGGTTTTGACCGCTCGCTCGTCACCGAACTGTTCCACGACCGGCGCGTGCGTTACGAGGACATAGGTTTTCTTCTGAGCGAGCGCATGGAGTTGTTGCGCGGGCGGGTGCTGCTCTATGCCTCGCTGCGCCACGACGATTTCCGGGCGCGCTACGACGACTACATGGAGCCTTCGAAAACGGGCAGCCTAAACAAAAACATGTTCAATGAAACTTACGGGGGTGTTGTGCACATCATTCCCGGGAAGCTCATTGCCTTTGCCAACCGCAGCACCTCCTTCACGGCGAGCACGACCTACGACCGCGGCACCGGCAAATTGCAAGACCCCGTCACCTCGCGTGGCATCGAAGCCGGCGCGCGCGGAGAAATCCTCAAGGATCCCGGCAGCAGGCGCGCCCTCTACTGGTCGGCGTCGGCTTACCAAATAGACCGGAAAATCGCCCAACGTAATCCGTATTACAGCGACGATGACAGTGACTACGATGGCAGCATGCCTGAATACCTCAACAATGGCATTGAGCGCGTGAATGGCGTCGAGGTTGAGTTTTTTGGCGACATCACGAGGCAATTTTCCATGAGCCTCACTTACACCAAACTCGATGCCTTCGTTAAGGACTATCCCGAGGAACCCGAACGAGAGGGTGTGCCCCTTCTTTACGTCCCGAAGACCAGCCTGAGCAGCACCCTCCGTTACGAAGTCACCGAGGGCCCGATGCGCGGATTTGCCGTCGGCTTCACGATGCGCCACAATAGCGAATACTTCGCCCGCTACGGCACCTTCGGCTCGCAAGTCACCGGCGTTGACAGCATAACTCAAAATGGCGGCATAACCGGCAATCTGCGCGTCAAAAACAAGAACGGCGATCCCTACGGCCCCAATAATGCCATTGAGGAAGTACGCCCGGCGATCACGCTCTTTGATATTTTTGCCGAGTATGTATTCTGCACCGGTAAATACCGGCATACAGTCGGCGTGAACATTAAAAACCTGACCGATGCTGTCTGGTATAACAGCAGCGGCCAACTCAACGCTGGATGCCAGATTCAGGTCCGCTATCGCCTGCGTTTCTAAAAATCTGAAGCCTGAAAAACACATAATTTAAAAAACAAACCGACACACCGCTTATGAATCCCCAAACCACCTCAGTCCCGTCTCCGACACCGTTTCTCTCGCGGGCTGGAAAGCCCGCGCTCCTTTGTGCCCTTTGCGCCTTTGTGGTGAATCTTCTCCCGCTGCATGCCGCCACCTACACATGGACCGGCAGCGCGGGCGACAACGATTGGTATAACGCGGCCAACTGGGATGCCGGCATCGTCCCCCTGCAAACCGACATCGTGTCCTTCAATACCATCGCGGGTCCCGTTTTCGATTCGGTCTCCGCCACTGCCGCCACCCTCAACATCGGCAACACAGCCAACACCACCGGCTCCATCGCGCTCAACAATTCCTATCTTCGCATCGCCGCCGCCAACATCGGCGCCAACGCCACCGGCACGGCGTTCATGGCCCTCAACAACTCCACCCTGTATGTCACCAACAATCTCAACTTTGCCACCACTGGCTATGCCGTTGTCGACCTACACGGCAGCAGCACCATCACCGTCGTCGGCACCTACGACACGGGCGTGGGGAATCAGACCAGCGGGACCGGCATAATCACCCTGAACGACAGCTCCGCATGGCTCAGCCCCCGCAACATGCAGCTTGGCTCGCGCGGTTACGGCGTGCTCATTCTAAACGGCAACTCCCGCGCTTCCGCCCCGACCACGATTTACATCGGCGGCAATCTTGCCGCGGGCGCGCGCGGACTGGTTGAAATCCACGGTTCCGCGCACCTTTCCAGCTCCGGCTCCGCGGTCGTCGGCCACACCGGCACCGGCACGGTCATCCTGACCGACTCCGGCTCGTTTACCGCCAGTTCCTTCATAACGCTCGGCCAAGCCGCCACCCACAAGGGCATCATCACGCTCTCGGACAACGCACTCATCTCCTCCGGCAGCCTCATCGTCGGACTCGGCGGCACCGGCACGGTCACGTTCCTCAATGGCGGCAACCTCCGCGCCAACGCCATCACGCTCGCCTCCTCCGGCG
This genomic stretch from Termitidicoccus mucosus harbors:
- a CDS encoding LacI family DNA-binding transcriptional regulator, giving the protein MNPDRVTMLDVARKAGVARSTVSRALRNDPAIPQKRCAEIKTIAEKLGYAPHPMVATLMSQLHSRRRRSDPFCIAWIDLWPRGSAAVSVPYWDTHLAGARQRAAELGYGVEVWQPEADGVSPARLRQILAARDQWGIIFPPVPETAIRYDFDLRGFSAVTIGTSLQAPAMHRVSHNHFQGIQLACDRLRAKGYERIGFVSSLAGNARINGKWLAAFLERQLHWPATHRIRPLMVKTGRDGREAVKRWLCEKRPDVIVCGDQQAAAWLGTHRRFPRVVWLTLGGNNNKLWGINQLPEVVGRAAVELAVGQIHRNERGSQTPTHNLLIDGTWVED
- a CDS encoding SOS response-associated peptidase, translated to MCGRYTLRDPAGVARALSRLGADMPDDEYEQEWRPRYNVAPTQSMPVICRGSRGNRQIETSLMRWGITLRPAGEEKQRLLINARAESAWQKPSFRASLQYRRCIIPADGFFEWRRVAGTGAKAEGEPYFIRRRDDMPMWLAGFFEEPAGEGGDSAFVIMTTGPNAVMAAIHDRMPVILAEDSARAWLGAVADAASATGAVLPRLCVPWQPDDLVATAVGPAVNNTRNDHAGCLVPSAEAARHGDGQGLLALD
- a CDS encoding TonB-dependent siderophore receptor — translated: MHGQQAPRPAPSAAAGADDENSEVVVLPEFAVRTSAKDTSMRAEETLGAMRINTLLVESPITVTVLKPEFLEAFSLSQEHEQAAFIAGGNAITEWQTGAATPSLRGFGANFYRNGFQRWGYNTTVNIERVEFVKGPLAATFGRSSPGGIINYITKRAQRKPAYGFYHNTGTYYQNTEMSATGPVAKNLFYRTDFQYMKIGGPQDFFFHRTWAASASFTWQISKNTVWMFDFEQKVQTLNRGHAGLIMRWTGANQVMSPVTGAWNTGQVTGGRLISYSYFNARGPDEYNHRKISTFDTRFEHRFSRYLSLRINGQYYFGNYERWGWGTNEPTNIPVYNMITGILPGRRPYYENHDPRTFAGQADLLSEFKIGPTSHKLLLTMDVSDARDKLPDWTMSAENLAALPDTILNLRVANPDWGGFDRSLVTELFHDRRVRYEDIGFLLSERMELLRGRVLLYASLRHDDFRARYDDYMEPSKTGSLNKNMFNETYGGVVHIIPGKLIAFANRSTSFTASTTYDRGTGKLQDPVTSRGIEAGARGEILKDPGSRRALYWSASAYQIDRKIAQRNPYYSDDDSDYDGSMPEYLNNGIERVNGVEVEFFGDITRQFSMSLTYTKLDAFVKDYPEEPEREGVPLLYVPKTSLSSTLRYEVTEGPMRGFAVGFTMRHNSEYFARYGTFGSQVTGVDSITQNGGITGNLRVKNKNGDPYGPNNAIEEVRPAITLFDIFAEYVFCTGKYRHTVGVNIKNLTDAVWYNSSGQLNAGCQIQVRYRLRF
- a CDS encoding ATP-binding protein; amino-acid sequence: MKEENPDVLLAGLTVDDIKQGVSKLRNRVIGRVFKELGYIEQCGSGIQRVIADCRQAGLPAPVFRKWRFRFPVTVSL